In Mycobacterium branderi, the DNA window AATGCCCAGACCTGGCCGCCAGTCCCGCCGGGAGCCGGCTGATCGGTGAGCTCGCTGCCCAGTACTGGGTGCTGCGACGGCTGTCGCTGGCGGTAGCCAGGGCAATCGATGCCGGCGGCACGCCCGCGGCCGAAGCCGCGCTCATCAAAGAGATGGGCACCCGGTTCGAACAGGATGTGGTGAACGTGTTACGGGACGTGTTGGACCGTGAACTCGTGTACAGCCCAGAACCGGCGCCGTCCTTGTTCGAACGGTTGTTACGTCGCGCCGTGCTGGAATCGCCGTCGTTCACCATCCGAGGTGGCACCAACGAGATATTGCGCTCAGTCGCAGCCAAAGGTTTGTCATGAGCGACAACGAACTGTATAGCGCGGCCGCCAAACTCTTTGCCGCGCAAAGCTCGGACGACCAACAACTATGGAATGCCTTGCAACAGAGCGGCTTCAGCGATGCCCCTATCCCGGAAGAGCTCGGCGGAGCCGGAGGCACCGTTGCCGACGCCGTCCAACTGCTCCGTGCCGCCGGAGCACACGCGGCACCGGTACCCCTGGCTGAGGCCGGGCTGGTCGGCGGGTGGCTACTAGCGTCTGCAGGCCTCGCACTTCCGGAGGGTTTCCGTACGGCACTGCCGCCTGGTGCCTCGCTCCGTCTCGACGGTGATCGGTTGTTCGGTACGGCGCCCGCCGTGCCGTGGGGCCACTGCGCCGAGCATGTTATCGGCCTCGTCGACGGCGTCGTCGTGCTTGCGCCCGGACCAGCTGCACCATCAGGCGGCCCTGCGGTCATTCGCGGAGTCAATCTCGCCGAGGAGCCCCGAGACACACTGGTTTTCGACGGTGTGCAGGTAACTGCGCGCGCCGGTACGTCGATCACTGAGCAAACGCTCTGGGAGCGCACTGCGCTGGGCCGCGCCGCGCTGATGGCCGGCGCGATCAGTGCGGTCGCGACGATGACCTTGCGCTACAGCCGCGAACGTGAGCAGTTCGGGCGCCCGATCGGTCGTTTCCAGGCCGTGCAAGCCCACCTGGTCACCATC includes these proteins:
- a CDS encoding acyl-CoA dehydrogenase family protein; protein product: MSDNELYSAAAKLFAAQSSDDQQLWNALQQSGFSDAPIPEELGGAGGTVADAVQLLRAAGAHAAPVPLAEAGLVGGWLLASAGLALPEGFRTALPPGASLRLDGDRLFGTAPAVPWGHCAEHVIGLVDGVVVLAPGPAAPSGGPAVIRGVNLAEEPRDTLVFDGVQVTARAGTSITEQTLWERTALGRAALMAGAISAVATMTLRYSREREQFGRPIGRFQAVQAHLVTIHQQAAVVASAVDGAVEAVELGRGGFEIACAKVLTDRAARLVTAAAHQTHGAIGMTKEYPLHYLTRRLWAWQDEAGGHHRWADRLGAALVARGPDALYPAIQSGSEVVQ